Proteins from a single region of Nocardiopsis dassonvillei subsp. dassonvillei DSM 43111:
- a CDS encoding Uma2 family endonuclease, with protein sequence MLRTWKELDLPDGWRAEIIEGGLFLVAPPTREHAHIVSLIQREMYREFLRDGSDLADASLHQTLDVRVPMRTGVYIPDLVILPYSAMEYDPDSMMSDALLVVEVTSRSTADKDRKPKLWGYAHAGIPLYLLVDRWDPQTGGGEVTLYSDPENGRYTSSTKVPFGKEIHLPEPFDLTIDTSAFPE encoded by the coding sequence ATGTTGCGCACCTGGAAGGAGTTGGACCTGCCCGACGGGTGGCGGGCCGAGATCATCGAAGGCGGGCTCTTTCTTGTGGCACCTCCAACACGCGAACACGCCCACATCGTCTCCCTGATCCAAAGGGAGATGTATCGCGAGTTCCTGCGGGATGGAAGCGACCTCGCGGACGCGAGCCTCCATCAGACTCTTGATGTGCGCGTCCCCATGAGGACCGGCGTCTACATCCCCGACCTCGTGATCCTGCCCTACTCGGCCATGGAGTACGACCCCGACAGCATGATGTCCGACGCCCTACTGGTGGTCGAGGTGACATCGAGGAGCACTGCGGACAAGGACCGCAAGCCCAAGCTCTGGGGTTACGCGCACGCCGGTATCCCCCTGTACCTGCTGGTGGACCGCTGGGACCCGCAGACCGGCGGGGGCGAGGTCACCCTCTACTCCGATCCGGAGAACGGCAGGTACACCAGCTCCACGAAGGTCCCCTTCGGCAAGGAGATCCACCTCCCCGAGCCGTTCGACCTCACCATCGACACCAGCGCTTTCCCCGAGTAA
- a CDS encoding biotin--[acetyl-CoA-carboxylase] ligase → MASAHDPFPRPPLDGAALDAALARPGGMWHRVEVLPEAASTNTELTARAVEGAPHGSVLVTEHQTAGRGRLGRGFSTPPRAALTFSLLVRPAVPVTRLGWLPALMGVAAVGAVHRVTGVKAALKWPNDVIVPAHLRSEPATADGKLAGILSEADFSSGHPGVVVGMGLNVSQERAELPVDTAVSLRGEGSDALDRGVLLAAVLGGFEELYTVWTAAGGDAEASGLAAAYRDACVTIGRRVRVHLPGDRVLEGAATGVDADAQLLVRGPGGERALSAGDVVHVRPGS, encoded by the coding sequence ATGGCCAGCGCACACGACCCCTTCCCGCGACCCCCGCTCGACGGGGCGGCCCTCGACGCCGCCCTCGCCCGACCGGGCGGCATGTGGCACCGGGTCGAGGTGCTCCCCGAGGCCGCCTCCACCAACACCGAGCTGACCGCGCGCGCCGTGGAGGGCGCCCCGCACGGCAGCGTGCTGGTCACCGAGCACCAGACCGCCGGGCGCGGACGCCTCGGCCGCGGCTTCTCCACCCCGCCGCGCGCCGCCCTCACCTTCTCCCTCCTGGTCCGGCCCGCGGTGCCCGTCACCCGCCTGGGCTGGCTGCCCGCGCTCATGGGCGTGGCCGCGGTCGGCGCCGTGCACCGGGTGACGGGGGTCAAGGCCGCGCTCAAGTGGCCCAACGACGTCATCGTCCCCGCGCACCTGCGCTCGGAGCCCGCGACGGCCGACGGCAAGCTCGCGGGCATCCTCTCCGAGGCCGACTTCTCCTCCGGCCACCCCGGCGTGGTCGTGGGGATGGGCCTCAACGTGTCCCAGGAACGCGCCGAACTCCCCGTGGACACCGCCGTCTCCCTGCGCGGGGAGGGGTCGGACGCCCTGGACCGGGGCGTCCTGCTCGCCGCCGTCCTGGGTGGGTTCGAGGAGCTGTACACGGTGTGGACCGCCGCCGGAGGCGACGCCGAGGCCAGCGGGCTGGCCGCCGCCTACCGGGACGCGTGCGTCACCATCGGGCGCCGCGTGCGGGTCCACCTGCCCGGGGACCGGGTGCTGGAGGGCGCCGCCACCGGTGTGGACGCCGACGCCCAGCTGCTGGTGCGCGGACCCGGCGGGGAGCGGGCCCTGAGCGCGGGCGACGTCGTCCACGTGCGCCCCGGTTCCTGA
- a CDS encoding adenylate/guanylate cyclase domain-containing protein produces MPSRPDPKAIESALLGGEAVYTREQAIELAGADNELAGRIWRALGFPNQGDDTVTFAESDVESLRIANSLVQEGVLDEEGVVRFARAMGQTMARLADWQTSILSTLIYQEGEDSVSPLMNRVKELLPDVERLLLHIWRRQLAASSARTLAVMSDNDAVPNYYPLVVGFADLVSFTTLSRELDEVELAGVVEGFEATAADIVASGGGRVVKTLGDEILYVADSPAEAADIALRLASGVKTHVEVPDVRVGLAAGPVLTLHGDVFGTTVNRSSRLTSFARPGTVLIDESLAESLAEEEGLQVVQVRARHAHGLGLIQPYALRRNFEPAG; encoded by the coding sequence ATGCCGTCGCGTCCCGACCCGAAAGCGATCGAGTCCGCCCTGCTCGGCGGTGAAGCGGTCTACACCAGGGAGCAGGCGATCGAGCTCGCCGGCGCCGACAACGAGCTGGCCGGGCGCATCTGGCGCGCCCTGGGCTTTCCCAACCAGGGCGACGACACGGTCACCTTCGCCGAGAGCGACGTCGAGTCGCTGCGCATCGCCAACTCCCTCGTCCAGGAGGGCGTCCTGGACGAGGAGGGCGTGGTCCGCTTCGCCCGTGCGATGGGCCAGACCATGGCCCGCCTGGCCGACTGGCAGACCAGCATACTGAGCACCCTCATCTACCAGGAGGGCGAGGACTCGGTCAGCCCGCTGATGAACCGGGTCAAGGAGCTGCTGCCCGACGTGGAGCGGCTCCTGCTGCACATCTGGCGCAGACAGCTCGCCGCCTCCTCGGCCCGCACCCTCGCGGTGATGTCCGACAACGACGCCGTGCCCAACTACTACCCGCTGGTCGTCGGGTTCGCGGACCTGGTCTCCTTCACCACGCTGAGCCGCGAACTCGACGAGGTCGAGCTGGCCGGGGTGGTCGAGGGCTTCGAGGCCACCGCCGCCGACATCGTGGCCTCCGGCGGCGGCCGTGTCGTCAAGACCCTGGGCGACGAGATCCTCTACGTGGCCGACTCCCCGGCCGAGGCCGCCGACATCGCGCTGCGCCTGGCCTCGGGCGTCAAGACCCACGTGGAGGTGCCCGACGTCCGGGTGGGCCTGGCCGCCGGGCCGGTGCTGACCCTGCACGGCGACGTGTTCGGCACGACCGTCAACCGCTCCAGCCGCCTGACCTCCTTCGCCAGACCCGGCACCGTCCTCATCGACGAGAGCCTCGCCGAGAGCCTGGCCGAGGAGGAGGGACTCCAGGTGGTACAGGTGCGCGCCCGGCACGCGCACGGACTCGGCCTCATCCAGCCCTACGCCCTGCGCCGCAACTTCGAGCCCGCGGGCTGA